A single genomic interval of Acipenser ruthenus chromosome 28, fAciRut3.2 maternal haplotype, whole genome shotgun sequence harbors:
- the LOC117435145 gene encoding protein HEXIM1-like — protein MADALSPVSGACLPPREGEEGPDPGESPSEGESPSMGPHTEGRKRHRRRPSKKKRRWKPYFKLSWEEKKELDERETARASRVREEMFAKGLPVAPYNTTQFLMEEHDREEPDLKTELGARRPAGVSRSEDTASEEESVEPEEEEDGSGGSDGMGRAGDGGGEFLQRDFSETYEKYHAESLQSKSKQELVREYLELEKCLSRLEDENNRLRLRLSKSGDSPAAESPRVRELEGELERLRALNTELSTENEGWRRGERGLAGSTAE, from the coding sequence ATGGCGGACGCCCTGAGTCCCGTGAGCGGCGCCTGCCTGCCCcccagagagggggaggaggggccTGACCCTGGGGAGAGCCCCAGCGAGGGGGAGAGCCCGAGCATGGGGCCCCACACAGAGGGCAGGAAGAGGCACCGGCGGCGGCCCTCCAAGAAGAAGCGTCGCTGGAAGCCGTATTTCAAGCTGTCCTgggaggagaagaaggagctGGACGAGCGTGAGACGGCGCGGGCCTCCCGGGTGCGGGAGGAGATGTTCGCCAAGGGCCTGCCGGTCGCCCCCTACAACACCACGCAGTTCCTGATGGAGGAGCACGACCGGGAAGAGCCCGACCTCAAGACCGAGCTGGGGGCGCGGAGGCCGGCTGGGGTCAGCCGCTCCGAGGACACGGCCAGTGAGGAGGAGTCCGTGGAGCCAGAGGAGGAAGAGGATGGCAGCGGGGGCAGTGACGGCATGGGCAGAGCCGGGGACGGAGGCGGAGAGTTCCTGCAGAGAGACTTCTCCGAAACCTACGAGAAATACCACGCCGAGAGCCTGCAGAGCAAGAGCAAACAGGAGCTGGTGCGGGAGTACCTGGAGCTGGAGAAGTGCCTCTCCCGCCTGGAGGACGAGAACAACCGGCTGAGGCTCCGGCTGAGCAAGAGTGGCGACAGCCCCGCAGCAGAGAGCCCCAGGGTGAGAGAGCTGGAGGGGGAGCTGGAGAGACTTAGGGCGCTCAACACAGAGCTGAGCACCGAGAACGAGGGCTGGAGACGGGGGGAGAGGGGACTCGCTGGCTCCACGGCGGAATGA
- the LOC117434646 gene encoding E3 ubiquitin-protein ligase RNF113A-like, with protein sequence MAENEESKSTCTFLFKKTNKKFTARKRKASDSDADSDEEKNAVKRKERKAGPANPMIQRTKKVEKEKVSSSDSGGEQEKSNKITIEYKSTRSAKAEGPEDMGATAVYQLDTEKDKDAQAIFERSQRVQEEITGKDDDKIYRGLNNYQKFIKPKDTSMGNASSGMVRKGPIRAPDHLRATVRWDYQPDICKDYKETGFCGFGDSCKFLHDRSDYKHGWQIERELDEGRYGANDDENYEVSSDEEDLPFKCFICRESFKNPVITKCRHYFCESCALQHYHKSQRCYVCNEQTNGVFNPAKELITKMQKLQAESCEQSDSGEQQEHGEDL encoded by the exons atggctgaaAACGAAGAGTCCAAATCCACctgcacttttctttttaaaaaaacgaacaaaaaattCACAGCTCGTAAACGGAAAGCAAGCGACAGCGACGCGG ACAGCGACGAGGAGAAGAATGCCGTGAAGCGGAAGGAGAGGAAGGCTGGGCCGGCTAATCCCATGATCCAGAGG ACGAAGAAGGTGGAAAAGGAGAAGGTGTCTTCCAGCGACAGCGGCGGAGAACAAGAGAAGTCGAATAAAATCACCATCGAGTACAAATCCACCAGATCTGCT aAAGCGGAGGGTCCCGAGGACATGGGCGCCACGGCCGTGTACCAGCTGGACACGGAGAAGGACAAGGACGCGCAGGCCATCTTCGAGCGCAGCCAGAGAGTGCAGGAG GAGATAACGGGGAAGGACGATGATAAAATCTACCGTGGGCTCAATAACTACCAGAAGTTTATCAAACCCAAGGACACATCGATGGGGAACGCCTCCTCTGGGATGGTCAG GAAAGGTCCAATTCGAGCCCCTGACCACTTGAGGGCGACAGTGAGGTGGGACTACCAGCCTGACATCTGCAAGGACTACAAGGAGACCGGCTTCTGTGGCTTTGGAG ACAGCTGCAAGTTCCTGCACGACCGCTCCGACTACAAGCATGGCTGGCAGATCGAGAGGGAGCTGGACGAGGGCCGCTACGGGGCCAACG ACGATGAGAACTACGAGGTGAGCAGCGATGAAGAGGACCTGCCCTTCAAGTGCTTCATCTGCAGGGAGTCCTTCAAAAACCCTGTCATCACCAA GTGTCGGCACTATTTCTGTGAGAGCTGTGCGCTGCAGCATTACCACAAATCCCAGCGATGCTACGTGTGCAACGAGCAGACCAATGGCGTCTTCAATCCCGCTAAAG AGCTGATCACCAAGATGCAAAAGCTACAGGCTGAGAGCTGTGAGCAGTCAGACAGCGGCGAGCAGCAGGAGCACGGGGAGGACCTGTAA